The following is a genomic window from Sphingobacterium spiritivorum.
AGATTTGTTATTATAATGAGCTCGATATTCCATCGGGCTCATTCCGTTTAAATTGAGTTTTATCCTTTTGTTGTTATAATAATCGATATAGTCTCTGATATCTTTTTTAAGTTGATCACTTGATTCATATTTTTTTTGGTAATAGAGCTCTGATTTTAGAATCCCGAAAAAGTTCTCGATTATAGCATTGTCCAGGCAATTTCCTTTTCGGGACATGCTCTGTATAATCCCTTTTTGTTTTAGTTTTTTTTGGTATTGTACCATTTGGTACTGCCATCCCTGGTCGGAATGTAGAATGAGTCCACAGGAGTCCGTATCAAGTTTTCCTATGGCCTTATCAAGCATGTCCATTATCCCTGGAAAGTTTGGTCGATCACTTAAGTTATAACTAATGATCTCCTGATTGAACAGATCGATGATCGGTGAAAGATATAATTTTTTATCCTTTACCCTGAATTCGGTAACATCGGTAGACCATTTTTGAAAGGGTTTGGCAGCTTTGAAATTTCTCTCAAGGACGTTTTGTGCTATCTTTCCGGGTTCACCTCTATAAGAACGGTATTTTTTCACCCTGAACGAACTTTTCAGACCGAGATCCCCCATCAGTCTATAGACAGTCTTGTGGTTTATTTTATACCCACCCTTACGAATACTCAGTGTGATCCGGCGATACCCATATCTGCCCTTATGAACACTATAGGTACTCTTGATCGCCTCTTTGAGCTGGGTATATTTGTCCTGTCGGCCACCATCCCTGAGATAATAATAAAAGGTACTCCTTGCCATTTTCATGCAGCTCAGAAGAATCTCTAAGCTAAACCTTGGCCTTAGTTCCATCATGGCT
Proteins encoded in this region:
- a CDS encoding IS3 family transposase; this encodes MMELRPRFSLEILLSCMKMARSTFYYYLRDGGRQDKYTQLKEAIKSTYSVHKGRYGYRRITLSIRKGGYKINHKTVYRLMGDLGLKSSFRVKKYRSYRGEPGKIAQNVLERNFKAAKPFQKWSTDVTEFRVKDKKLYLSPIIDLFNQEIISYNLSDRPNFPGIMDMLDKAIGKLDTDSCGLILHSDQGWQYQMVQYQKKLKQKGIIQSMSRKGNCLDNAIIENFFGILKSELYYQKKYESSDQLKKDIRDYIDYYNNKRIKLNLNGMSPMEYRAHYNNKSNN